The following are encoded in a window of Haemorhous mexicanus isolate bHaeMex1 chromosome 7, bHaeMex1.pri, whole genome shotgun sequence genomic DNA:
- the VAX1 gene encoding ventral anterior homeobox 1 translates to MFGKQDKMDVRCSSETEANRVSKNGHKEGKESKGSEGNISTSFLKDQQGTFSASAATEGCNKSKSSSADPDYCRRILVRDAKGSIREIILPKGLDLDRPKRTRTSFTAEQLYRLEMEFQRCQYVVGRERTELARQLNLSETQVKVWFQNRRTKQKKDQGKDSELRSVVSETAATCSVLRLLEQGRLLSPPGLPGLLPPCATGALGSALRGPGLAAAGGGSAAAAPGGGGSPHPPAASGAAGPPPPAALHGAAAAGHGLFGLPVPALLGSVAGRLSSAPLAVAGSLAGNLQELSARYLSSSAFEPYSRTNNKESAEKKALD, encoded by the exons ATGTTTGGGAAACAAGACAAAATGGACGTTAGATGCAGTTCAGAGACTGAAGCTAACCGGGTCTCGAAGAACGGACATAAAGAGGGCAAGGAAAGCAAAGGGtctgaaggaaatatttctaCTTCTTTTTTGAAGGATCAGCAAGGGActttttctgcctctgcagctaCGGAAGGTTGTAATAAAAGTAAATCTAGTTCGGCTGATCCGGACTATTGCAGGAGGATCCTAGTTAGAG ATGCCAAAGGTTCTATCCGAGAGATTATTCTGCCTAAAGGGCTTGATCTGGACCGTCCCAAGCGGACCCGCACCTCCTTCACGGCCGAGCAGCTCTACCGCCTGGAGATGGAGTTTCAGCGCTGCCAGTACGTCGTGGGGCGGGAGCGCACCGAGCTCGCCCGCCAGCTCAATCTCTCCGAGACTCAG GTCAAGGTCTGGTTCCAGAACCGGCGCACCAAGCAGAAGAAGGACCAGGGCAAGGACTCCGAGCTGCGGTCGGTGGTGTCCGAGACCGCCGCCACCTGCAGCGTCCTGCGGCTGCTGGAGCAAGGCCGGCTGCTGTCGCCGCCGGGGCTGCCCGGCCTCCTGCCGCCCTGTGCCACGGGCGCGCTGGGCTCGGCTCTGCGCGGGCCCGGCCTggccgcggcgggcggcggcagcgcggcggcggctccgggcggcggcggctccccgCACCCTCCGGCCGCCAGCGGCGCCGCCGGGCCccccccgcccgcggcgctgcacggggcggcggccgcggggcacGGGCTGTTCGGGCTGCCCGTGCCCGCGCTGCTGGGCTCGGTGGCCGGCCGTCTCTCCTCCGCGCCCCTGGCCGTGGCCGGCTCGCTGGCGGGCAACTTGCAGGAACTGTCGGCCCGCTACCTGAGCTCGTCCGCCTTCGAGCCCTACTCCCGGACCAACAATAAAGAGAGCGCTGAGAAAAAAGCACTGGACTGA